The Skermanella pratensis genome has a window encoding:
- a CDS encoding NAD-dependent epimerase/dehydratase family protein — protein MTASLVTGGCGFLGRHLVIALTARGERVRVLDIAASASLPPGVDAIAGSITDASAVTRALDGMDRLYHLAGIPDLWLRDKSRFDQVNRVGTEIVLERAARRDMQRIVHCSTEAVLIPWPAGGSRVVDEDIRTGFHDMAGPYCRSKFLAEQAALEAARGGLPVVVVNPTALVGPGDHNATPPTRMLQMIAAGAMPFHLPCRLNLVDARDAALGHILAAEHGRIGERYILGGETVAMADLIHCVAALTGRSGRSRAIPDRLALAAGHASEWLADHVTHHPPKAPLTGVRLALAAVELDTSKARRELGFTPRPLAETLADALRDLA, from the coding sequence TTGACCGCCTCCCTGGTAACCGGCGGATGCGGCTTCCTTGGCCGACATCTTGTGATCGCGCTGACGGCGCGGGGCGAGCGCGTCCGCGTGCTCGATATCGCCGCTTCCGCTTCCCTTCCCCCTGGTGTCGATGCCATCGCCGGATCGATCACGGACGCCTCGGCAGTCACCCGGGCATTGGACGGCATGGACCGTCTTTATCATCTGGCCGGTATCCCGGACCTTTGGCTGCGCGACAAATCAAGGTTCGATCAGGTGAACCGCGTCGGCACGGAGATCGTGCTGGAGCGGGCCGCGCGCCGGGATATGCAACGAATCGTCCACTGTTCGACGGAGGCCGTCCTGATCCCGTGGCCCGCCGGAGGTTCGCGGGTGGTCGATGAAGATATCCGCACCGGTTTCCACGACATGGCCGGCCCATACTGCCGCTCGAAGTTCCTCGCGGAACAGGCGGCGCTGGAGGCGGCCCGCGGCGGGCTGCCGGTCGTCGTCGTCAATCCTACCGCCCTGGTCGGCCCCGGCGATCACAATGCTACCCCGCCGACGCGGATGCTCCAGATGATCGCCGCCGGCGCCATGCCGTTCCACCTGCCCTGCCGGCTGAACCTGGTCGACGCGCGGGACGCCGCGCTGGGCCACATCCTCGCGGCGGAGCATGGGCGCATCGGCGAACGCTACATCCTGGGCGGCGAGACCGTCGCCATGGCCGACCTGATCCACTGCGTGGCGGCACTGACCGGGCGCTCGGGCCGGAGCCGTGCGATCCCCGATCGGCTCGCCCTGGCTGCGGGCCATGCGTCCGAATGGCTGGCGGACCACGTGACCCATCACCCGCCCAAGGCCCCGTTGACCGGTGTGCGGCTGGCACTGGCCGCGGTCGAGCTGGATACGTCGAAGGCCCGCCGCGAGCTTGGCTTCACGCCGCGTCCGCTGGCCGAAACGCTCGCCGACGCGCTCCGCGATCTCGCCTGA
- a CDS encoding SMP-30/gluconolactonase/LRE family protein encodes MRLAAVALVLMLATGPAAGAGPCEPVTLVDEATGNPVVGAEDIALDPASGRVVVSAHDRLARADPGGGLYELDLGPLGPGGMRVRDLADGTVRRPHGIDLYEGRILFAVDRGDGEAGSTAVWIIDLAGGGRRRVESPLLCRANDIAALDGIRFLFTADHGACGRIGVAVENVLGLERGFIGYFDGRTVRALASGLDFPNGITVDPRRGEVVVVATRGRELLVYGQTDLMDGRPARRKIPLDGAPDNLSLAADGGILVALHPALWRLALHRYGLPGGERAPSRIEVVDPDGGVRRMFEDDGARLSAATVAVTWRDRMLIGSVRGEHLLLCR; translated from the coding sequence TTGAGGCTGGCGGCAGTCGCACTTGTGCTGATGCTGGCGACGGGGCCGGCGGCGGGTGCCGGACCGTGCGAGCCCGTGACCCTGGTGGACGAAGCGACCGGCAATCCGGTGGTCGGGGCGGAGGATATCGCGCTCGATCCGGCCAGCGGCCGGGTCGTGGTGTCCGCCCATGACCGGCTCGCCAGGGCCGATCCCGGGGGCGGGCTGTATGAACTGGACCTGGGGCCTCTCGGGCCGGGTGGAATGCGGGTGCGCGACCTGGCGGACGGCACGGTCCGGCGGCCCCACGGAATCGACCTGTACGAGGGTCGAATCCTGTTCGCGGTCGACCGGGGAGATGGGGAGGCCGGTTCGACGGCGGTGTGGATCATCGACCTGGCCGGCGGAGGCAGGCGCCGCGTGGAGAGTCCGCTGCTGTGTCGGGCCAACGACATCGCGGCCCTGGACGGCATCCGGTTCCTGTTCACCGCCGATCATGGGGCATGCGGACGCATTGGCGTGGCGGTCGAGAACGTCCTGGGGCTGGAGCGGGGATTCATCGGCTACTTCGACGGCAGGACCGTGCGCGCGCTCGCTTCCGGCCTCGATTTTCCCAATGGCATCACGGTCGATCCGCGACGGGGCGAAGTCGTGGTGGTCGCCACGCGCGGCCGGGAACTGCTGGTCTATGGGCAAACGGATTTGATGGACGGCAGGCCGGCCCGTCGGAAGATCCCGCTCGACGGCGCGCCGGACAACCTGTCCCTTGCCGCGGACGGCGGGATCCTGGTAGCGCTTCACCCGGCTTTGTGGCGTCTGGCGCTTCACCGCTATGGGCTGCCGGGGGGAGAGCGGGCGCCGTCGCGGATCGAGGTGGTGGACCCGGATGGCGGCGTGCGAAGAATGTTCGAAGACGACGGCGCACGCCTGTCAGCCGCGACCGTGGCGGTGACGTGGCGGGACAGGATGCTGATCGGGTCCGTGCGCGGCGAGCATCTGCTGCTGTGCCGTTGA
- a CDS encoding sulfotransferase family protein — MKHPLCGADLRTLSAVLARNGPVPAAHLPQIAAILGSALGRLPFTAVERAWTARRLRRERDLPPPLFILGHWRSGTTHLYNVMSRSPQFGFVPPLAVGLPWDVLTLGRLLRPWLENALPESRYIDNVAVNPDSPQEDEIGLANMIPLSFYHGIYFPKFFEEKHGAGIFFDGCGKDDIKRWRDAFVYFLRKVALHQGRDWLLIKNPVHTARVNLLRAIWPDAKFIHIHRDPHEVFVSTVGFYRKLLAQFALQPYDHVDVERVVLETYPRMMSALIDQTRDLPSDRFVEVAFDRFERDPLGEVGRIHATLELPGFDEARPRFEAYLGTVKNYSKNSYRQDDALRQRVRQAWAPFVERFGREAAELAG; from the coding sequence ATGAAACATCCGCTGTGCGGCGCCGATCTCCGGACCTTGTCCGCAGTCCTGGCGCGCAACGGCCCCGTACCGGCCGCTCACCTGCCGCAGATCGCGGCAATCCTGGGGTCGGCGCTAGGACGGCTGCCGTTCACCGCGGTCGAGCGGGCCTGGACGGCCAGGCGGCTTCGGCGGGAACGGGACCTTCCGCCGCCCCTGTTCATCTTGGGGCACTGGCGGAGCGGCACCACCCATCTGTACAACGTCATGAGCCGGTCGCCGCAGTTCGGCTTCGTGCCGCCGCTGGCGGTCGGCCTGCCCTGGGACGTCCTGACGCTCGGCCGGCTTTTGCGGCCCTGGCTGGAAAATGCGCTGCCCGAGAGCCGCTACATCGACAATGTTGCCGTGAACCCGGACAGTCCTCAGGAGGACGAGATCGGGCTTGCCAACATGATCCCGCTGTCGTTCTACCATGGGATCTATTTTCCGAAGTTTTTCGAAGAGAAACATGGGGCCGGGATCTTCTTCGACGGGTGCGGTAAGGATGATATCAAGCGCTGGCGGGACGCTTTCGTCTATTTCCTGCGGAAGGTGGCGCTCCACCAGGGGCGGGACTGGCTGCTGATCAAGAACCCGGTCCACACGGCGCGGGTGAACTTGCTGCGGGCCATCTGGCCCGATGCGAAGTTCATCCACATCCACCGAGACCCGCACGAGGTCTTCGTCTCGACCGTCGGCTTCTATCGCAAGCTGCTGGCGCAGTTCGCATTGCAGCCATACGATCATGTCGATGTCGAGCGCGTCGTGCTGGAGACATATCCGCGCATGATGTCCGCGCTGATCGACCAGACCCGCGACCTGCCGTCCGACCGGTTCGTCGAGGTCGCCTTCGACCGGTTCGAGCGCGATCCGCTGGGTGAGGTCGGGCGGATCCATGCGACGCTCGAACTGCCCGGCTTCGACGAGGCCCGGCCGCGGTTCGAGGCTTACCTGGGCACCGTGAAGAACTATTCGAAGAACAGCTATCGGCAGGACGATGCCCTCCGGCAGCGGGTCCGGCAAGCCTGGGCGCCCTTCGTGGAGCGTTTCGGTCGCGAGGCGGCGGAGCTTGCCGGTTGA
- a CDS encoding Uma2 family endonuclease, which translates to MPGSLIPSRSAVQAGGALHFDNGQGDDGGRLSHAAVSANLLVAIHRACPIRQDFHVLSGGIVIHGPAGEELRPDVVVVQGHCSLGRSRPAAPILAVDVDEGDPSEVRWRARRDAYLKVPSLQAYFAASCSDKLVEVHRRFSGSWTSLRFEGHGLVGLPSLGCSVDLKAIYAGLTS; encoded by the coding sequence ATGCCGGGAAGCCTCATTCCCAGTCGCTCCGCCGTACAAGCAGGTGGCGCCCTTCATTTCGACAACGGCCAGGGTGACGACGGCGGCCGGCTGTCGCACGCGGCGGTGTCGGCCAACCTGCTGGTCGCCATCCATCGGGCCTGCCCGATCCGGCAGGATTTCCATGTGCTGAGCGGCGGCATCGTCATCCACGGCCCGGCGGGCGAGGAACTGCGGCCGGACGTGGTGGTCGTCCAGGGGCACTGTTCGCTCGGCCGCAGCCGGCCCGCCGCCCCGATCCTGGCCGTCGACGTGGACGAAGGAGACCCGAGCGAGGTGCGCTGGCGGGCCCGGCGGGACGCCTATCTCAAGGTGCCGTCGCTCCAGGCTTATTTCGCCGCGTCCTGCTCGGACAAACTGGTCGAAGTCCACCGGCGCTTCTCGGGTTCCTGGACCAGCCTCCGCTTCGAGGGCCATGGTCTGGTCGGTCTGCCCTCGCTCGGCTGCTCGGTGGACCTGAAGGCGATCTATGCCGGCCTGACCTCCTGA